From Terriglobus sp. TAA 43, the proteins below share one genomic window:
- a CDS encoding exo-alpha-sialidase has product MWMHRIATGMLLASLSVAGTSQTTATPAAVIESPDGLSAKLSSDANLSGAQSAFLPELFPSSHASNLLQLKNGDLLCVWFSGTAEGQSDVAIVASILPKGSMTWGKPVRVDHDPAKSYQNPVAYQTSSGEIWILHTAQTAGKGQADAQVLKSISKDGGKTWSTPTVLFAEAGAFTRQPFVHGEHNELLLPIYYSTSAGITKGAETNYPVVKLSADGGQTWKECSVPKAEGMVQMSIVKRAPGRYVAFYRSRFADFIHRSTSTDGCNWTAPEPTPLPNNNASIQAAGLRDGNIVMVFNNTSGHKPGHVTQSGERVPVSIALSSDGGVTWKYVRDMETRDYHAPLPKGQRMEYSYPAVLQLANGKIMASYTYRRLGIKTVLMDENWIKQGTTTGEFKP; this is encoded by the coding sequence ATGTGGATGCATCGGATTGCTACGGGCATGTTGTTGGCTTCGTTGAGTGTGGCAGGAACCAGCCAGACGACCGCAACACCTGCGGCGGTGATTGAATCCCCTGATGGTCTTTCGGCTAAGCTGTCCTCTGATGCAAATCTCTCGGGCGCCCAATCGGCTTTCCTTCCGGAACTTTTTCCCTCGTCGCACGCTTCGAACTTGCTGCAACTGAAGAATGGCGACCTTCTTTGTGTATGGTTTTCTGGCACCGCCGAAGGGCAATCGGATGTAGCCATTGTTGCCTCGATTTTGCCGAAGGGGTCGATGACCTGGGGCAAGCCTGTTCGCGTGGATCACGATCCGGCCAAGTCCTATCAGAATCCTGTTGCCTATCAGACTTCGAGCGGAGAGATCTGGATTCTGCACACAGCCCAGACTGCGGGCAAAGGGCAGGCGGACGCGCAGGTGCTGAAATCCATTTCTAAAGATGGTGGAAAGACCTGGAGCACACCGACTGTACTTTTTGCAGAGGCTGGTGCCTTCACGCGTCAACCGTTTGTTCATGGTGAGCACAACGAACTTCTGCTTCCTATCTATTACTCAACAAGCGCCGGTATTACGAAGGGCGCGGAGACGAACTATCCCGTCGTGAAATTGAGTGCGGATGGGGGACAGACATGGAAGGAGTGCAGCGTTCCCAAAGCTGAGGGCATGGTGCAGATGAGTATTGTGAAGCGTGCGCCGGGGCGTTATGTGGCGTTCTATCGCAGTCGTTTTGCGGACTTTATTCACCGTTCGACATCCACTGATGGCTGCAACTGGACTGCTCCTGAACCGACGCCGCTACCTAATAACAATGCTTCCATCCAGGCTGCGGGACTTCGTGATGGGAACATCGTTATGGTGTTCAACAACACCTCTGGACATAAACCCGGGCACGTCACCCAGTCTGGTGAACGCGTTCCAGTGTCGATTGCACTCTCCAGTGATGGTGGCGTTACGTGGAAATATGTCCGCGACATGGAGACGCGGGATTACCACGCTCCGCTACCCAAGGGACAAAGGATGGAGTATAGCTACCCCGCAGTGTTGCAGCTTGCGAACGGAAAGATCATGGCCAGCTATACCTATCGGCGTCTCGGGATAAAAACCGTCTTGATGGATGAGAACTGGATCAAGCAGGGCACAACAACGGGAGAGTTCAAGCCGTAA
- a CDS encoding carboxymuconolactone decarboxylase family protein, protein MATVRLWTDDDVSADARCKVVFDDIRATRKSDFVNNFWRALANQPDLLEQTWARVKKVMIEPGALDPLTKELIYIAVSTMNSCTYCTHSHTAAARAKGLTEEQYAEFLGVVSMAAHTNSLANALQIPVDTEFLA, encoded by the coding sequence ATGGCTACGGTAAGACTATGGACAGACGATGATGTGTCAGCGGATGCGAGATGCAAAGTTGTATTCGACGACATTCGCGCAACGCGTAAGTCAGATTTTGTGAATAACTTTTGGCGCGCGCTGGCCAACCAGCCTGACCTCTTGGAACAGACATGGGCGCGTGTGAAGAAGGTGATGATCGAGCCCGGGGCGCTTGATCCGCTTACAAAGGAACTGATCTATATCGCAGTCTCCACGATGAATAGTTGCACATACTGCACGCATTCACATACGGCCGCGGCGCGTGCTAAGGGGCTTACTGAGGAACAGTACGCGGAGTTCCTTGGAGTGGTGAGCATGGCAGCTCATACCAATTCGCTTGCGAATGCACTTCAGATCCCCGTGGATACTGAGTTTCTTGCGTAA